One stretch of Roseimicrobium sp. ORNL1 DNA includes these proteins:
- a CDS encoding MFS transporter, with product MPPSSSATIMFRNEMWRSAPAGILDTAYTTFGMIVAVKVFDASDAAKAMFLGSPRIGMIAAIFVVPMLLRMRSTVAQTAAVTQLVAGLCFALSALFPHSEVMFITGISLGFILFALQIPLMTQLYRTNYPPAKRGRLYAITGIMRALGAAVFSWGGGWLLGWNLEAYPWLLWSFALMAVLSGWLTYGLPATPWEVPESGDRSLWRSWRWVREDRDFRTLLISWMMMGVGNLVAFSLFVEFLANPTHGIALSADRVALLTGVVPLLARLASTYHWGILFDRAPFFVVRITLNLITAASILCFFLGDNEWWWGAGMALSGLSLAGGNLAWALFVTKLAPEHAVAEYMSVHTFLTGIRGVLAPFLAYAMIEWWSFTTMAWICAGLVAAASGFIAVRKKGERIGGREARPELSEDEAL from the coding sequence ATGCCGCCTTCCTCGTCCGCCACCATCATGTTTCGCAACGAAATGTGGCGGTCTGCTCCGGCGGGTATTCTGGACACGGCGTACACCACCTTTGGCATGATCGTGGCGGTGAAGGTTTTCGACGCGAGTGATGCGGCGAAGGCCATGTTCCTGGGCAGCCCGCGCATCGGGATGATTGCTGCCATCTTTGTGGTGCCGATGCTGCTGCGCATGCGTAGCACGGTGGCGCAGACGGCTGCGGTCACGCAACTGGTGGCAGGCCTGTGCTTCGCGCTCTCGGCATTGTTTCCGCATTCAGAGGTGATGTTCATCACGGGTATCAGCCTGGGCTTCATCCTCTTCGCCCTGCAGATCCCGCTCATGACGCAGCTCTACCGGACGAATTATCCCCCGGCGAAGCGTGGCAGGCTCTATGCGATCACAGGCATCATGCGCGCGCTGGGGGCGGCCGTCTTCAGCTGGGGTGGGGGATGGCTGCTGGGCTGGAATCTGGAGGCGTATCCGTGGCTGCTGTGGTCCTTCGCCCTGATGGCAGTGCTCAGCGGGTGGCTGACCTATGGATTGCCGGCCACCCCGTGGGAAGTGCCCGAGTCCGGCGACCGGAGCCTCTGGCGCTCGTGGCGCTGGGTGCGTGAGGACCGCGACTTCCGCACACTGCTTATTTCGTGGATGATGATGGGGGTGGGGAACCTCGTGGCCTTCTCGCTCTTCGTGGAGTTCCTCGCGAATCCCACCCACGGCATTGCCCTGAGCGCGGACAGGGTGGCGCTGCTCACTGGCGTCGTCCCGTTGCTGGCACGGCTGGCCTCCACCTACCACTGGGGCATCCTGTTTGATCGCGCTCCTTTCTTCGTGGTGCGCATCACGCTGAATCTCATCACCGCCGCCTCCATCCTCTGCTTTTTCCTGGGGGACAATGAATGGTGGTGGGGCGCGGGCATGGCGCTTTCGGGACTCTCCCTGGCAGGCGGCAATCTGGCGTGGGCTCTCTTTGTCACCAAGCTCGCACCTGAGCACGCGGTGGCCGAATACATGAGCGTGCACACGTTTCTCACCGGCATCCGTGGTGTGCTGGCGCCATTTCTGGCCTATGCCATGATCGAGTGGTGGTCATTCACCACGATGGCGTGGATTTGCGCCGGTCTGGTGGCGGCGGCGAGTGGATTCATCGCGGTGCGTAAAAAGGGTGAGCGCATTGGGGGCCGGGAAGCTCGACCGGAGCTTTCCGAAGACGAAGCCCTGTGA
- a CDS encoding efflux RND transporter permease subunit, with protein MNPAEASIRYRTVTLVFTFLMVVLGVGAYMNLSRLEDPEFTIKDALIITPYPGATAEEVSEEVTDLIERAAQQLGQVDRVVSRSERGRSTVTVTIKDQYGANELPQVWDELRRRINDAQRALPPGAGPSLVLDDFGDVFGIFFAITGEDYSYAQLHDVTKMLRRELLLVDDVQKVELYGVQQEVIYLEVSRDRSSQLGISPAEIHAALREQNLVVPSGAVDVGATRLAISPTGVFQTVEEFGELIIRRGEQSGELVHLRDIATIRRGYSEPPDTILRYDGKPAIGLGISTLSGGNVVTMGAAVERRIRDLGSEIPLGVELHKISFQADTVTVSINDFVSNLGQSVVIVIVVLLLAMGLRSGLIIGAILLITICATFIVMHANGLILERISLGALIIALVMLVDNAIVITEGMLIAIEKGVDRMKAAKDIVSQTAIPLLGSTIISVLAFGAIGLSDDSTGEYCRSLFDVLLISLLLSWLTAITITPLFCYLFLTPGKKTGDGPPKDPYAGIVYQTYKKLLLPCLRFRWATVLALVGLMALSIWGFRFVENSFFPDSTREQFMVDVWSPVGTRLDASAKTAEEMEKHLKSMPGVTHVTTCVGQGALRFLLTYAPEMFDSSFVQFIVDVDDHNNIAKLLPQAQKELSEKYPDALIITKRFLLGPGAGGRIQARFSGPDLTVLRSLSDQAMAILRADGGAMGVRIDARDEMPVVRPQFSEAQARLAGLTRTDLGQALADATSGRRIGIYREGDELIPIVARAPESERSDPQYIENIQIFSPVVRRGIPIRQIVSEFSTELEDPIVTRRDRLATVTVHADQTSGLASTLFERIRKPIEDIPLPPGYAMEWGGEHEDSTRAKGALAGTLPMFLLAMVLIVVCLFNSLRITAIIWLTVPLALIGVVIGLLTFNQPFGFMALLGALSLSGMLIKNAIVLIDEINTQLKSGKVPWDSVVDASISRVRPVLMAVLTTVFGLIPLTMDVFFGAMAVTIIVGLLFASVLTLIVVPVLYVIFFRFKDTAAPDAAPAVPGSAGGAGATA; from the coding sequence CCTTTCCCGGCTGGAGGATCCGGAGTTCACGATCAAGGACGCGCTCATCATCACGCCTTATCCCGGCGCCACGGCTGAGGAGGTTTCAGAGGAAGTAACAGATTTGATTGAGCGAGCCGCGCAACAACTTGGCCAGGTGGATCGCGTGGTCTCCCGCTCGGAGCGCGGGCGCAGCACCGTGACCGTCACCATCAAGGACCAATACGGAGCCAACGAATTGCCGCAGGTGTGGGATGAACTCCGCCGCCGTATCAATGATGCGCAGCGCGCGCTTCCTCCAGGCGCGGGCCCCTCGCTGGTGCTCGATGACTTTGGCGATGTGTTCGGCATCTTCTTCGCCATCACGGGAGAGGACTACTCCTATGCGCAGCTTCACGATGTGACGAAGATGCTCCGCCGGGAACTCCTGCTGGTGGATGATGTGCAAAAGGTCGAGCTCTACGGCGTGCAGCAGGAGGTCATCTACCTGGAGGTTTCCCGCGACCGCAGTTCCCAGCTCGGCATCAGTCCGGCAGAGATTCACGCCGCCTTGCGTGAGCAGAATCTCGTGGTGCCCAGCGGTGCGGTGGATGTCGGTGCCACACGGCTGGCCATCAGCCCCACGGGGGTGTTCCAGACGGTGGAAGAGTTCGGAGAGCTCATCATCCGGCGTGGTGAGCAAAGCGGGGAACTGGTGCACCTGCGGGACATCGCCACCATCCGCCGGGGTTATAGCGAGCCTCCGGACACCATCTTGCGCTATGATGGCAAGCCTGCCATCGGCCTCGGCATTTCCACACTCAGTGGTGGCAATGTGGTCACCATGGGAGCTGCCGTGGAACGGCGCATCCGCGATCTCGGCTCGGAGATCCCACTCGGGGTGGAGTTGCACAAGATCTCCTTCCAGGCGGACACGGTGACCGTCTCCATCAATGACTTCGTCTCGAATCTCGGGCAGTCCGTGGTGATCGTCATCGTGGTGCTGCTCCTCGCGATGGGCCTGCGAAGTGGATTGATCATCGGGGCCATCCTCCTCATCACCATCTGCGCGACGTTCATCGTGATGCATGCGAATGGGCTCATCCTTGAGCGCATCTCGCTCGGGGCCCTTATCATCGCGCTCGTCATGCTCGTGGACAATGCCATCGTCATCACGGAGGGCATGCTCATCGCCATTGAGAAGGGGGTGGACCGCATGAAGGCGGCCAAAGACATCGTCTCGCAGACGGCCATTCCGCTGCTCGGTTCCACCATCATTTCCGTGCTCGCCTTCGGCGCGATTGGCCTTTCTGATGACTCTACGGGGGAGTACTGCCGCTCGCTTTTTGATGTCCTTCTCATCTCGCTCCTGCTGAGCTGGCTCACGGCTATCACCATCACGCCGCTGTTTTGTTATCTCTTCCTCACCCCGGGGAAGAAGACTGGCGACGGCCCGCCGAAGGATCCCTATGCAGGCATCGTGTACCAGACCTACAAGAAGCTCCTGCTGCCCTGCCTGCGCTTCCGCTGGGCCACGGTGCTCGCCTTGGTGGGGCTCATGGCCCTTTCCATCTGGGGCTTCCGCTTTGTCGAAAACAGCTTCTTCCCCGACTCCACACGCGAGCAGTTCATGGTGGATGTCTGGTCGCCCGTCGGCACACGGCTCGATGCCAGCGCCAAGACGGCGGAGGAAATGGAGAAGCACCTCAAGTCCATGCCTGGGGTCACCCATGTCACCACCTGCGTGGGCCAGGGTGCTCTGCGCTTCCTGCTCACGTATGCGCCGGAGATGTTCGACTCTTCGTTTGTGCAGTTCATTGTCGACGTCGATGACCACAACAACATTGCCAAACTGCTGCCACAGGCGCAGAAGGAACTGAGCGAAAAGTACCCGGACGCCCTCATCATCACCAAGAGGTTCCTCCTCGGACCGGGTGCTGGCGGACGCATCCAGGCCCGCTTCTCCGGTCCGGATCTCACTGTGCTGCGCTCGCTGTCGGATCAGGCCATGGCGATACTGCGTGCTGACGGCGGCGCGATGGGCGTGCGCATTGATGCGCGCGATGAGATGCCGGTCGTCCGTCCGCAGTTCTCTGAAGCGCAGGCGCGGCTCGCCGGTCTCACGCGCACCGACCTGGGGCAGGCCCTAGCGGATGCCACTTCAGGACGCCGCATCGGCATCTATCGCGAAGGAGACGAGCTCATTCCCATCGTCGCCCGTGCCCCCGAGAGCGAGCGCAGCGATCCGCAGTACATTGAGAACATCCAGATCTTCAGCCCCGTGGTCCGGCGTGGCATTCCCATCCGCCAGATTGTCTCCGAGTTCTCGACTGAGCTGGAGGATCCCATCGTCACCCGGCGTGACCGGCTGGCCACCGTCACCGTGCATGCCGACCAGACGAGCGGTCTCGCCAGCACTCTTTTCGAGCGCATCCGCAAACCGATCGAGGACATCCCTCTGCCGCCCGGCTATGCGATGGAATGGGGTGGTGAACACGAGGACTCCACCCGGGCCAAGGGCGCGCTCGCGGGAACGCTTCCCATGTTCCTGCTCGCGATGGTGCTCATAGTCGTGTGCCTTTTCAACTCCCTTCGTATCACGGCCATCATCTGGCTCACGGTGCCACTCGCTCTCATTGGGGTGGTCATAGGTCTGCTGACCTTCAATCAGCCCTTTGGATTTATGGCGCTGCTTGGCGCACTCAGCCTCTCCGGCATGCTGATCAAGAACGCCATCGTGCTTATCGATGAGATCAACACACAACTGAAGTCGGGCAAGGTCCCCTGGGACTCCGTGGTGGATGCTTCCATCAGCCGCGTGCGCCCGGTGCTCATGGCTGTGCTCACCACCGTGTTCGGCCTCATCCCACTCACGATGGATGTCTTCTTCGGCGCCATGGCCGTGACCATCATCGTGGGCCTGCTCTTTGCTTCCGTGCTGACCTTGATCGTCGTGCCCGTGCTTTATGTGATCTTCTTCCGGTTTAAGGATACGGCCGCTCCTGATGCTGCACCCGCAGTGCCCGGCAGTGCGGGTGGAGCGGGAGCTACAGCGTGA
- a CDS encoding substrate-binding domain-containing protein: MVDTPSTPSHLHSSRISAAGIGHVLWKLLCVVLITAASSCKPKDPNEQYGAPPARGQKDNRVKVAILADSRDMPLRNYQSALLERLIRKRPAMHVAHYYAAGNALAQARQIREAVESGARFIVIFPLQESVIAPALREAVAKGVRVISLAGELPEDTFTVSIISDERRLGAMAADFVLQALKAKAADEGRPATVGRVVQLRGDDESASATERALGFIETLQREPGVVLVHDAPGGWDDKNAAARIQEALRLQKQFDVVYAHNDLMAAGAAKQLRETSVDTRESMLILGTDAVPGAEGGASLVNKGVLDATIFHPPLVDVAWREIERFLDDASYAPKKRQKVKPLLITPSNAADFERQSLPAPQVE; the protein is encoded by the coding sequence ATGGTGGATACCCCCTCAACACCCTCGCACCTTCATTCATCCCGCATCTCCGCGGCTGGCATCGGTCATGTCCTGTGGAAGCTGTTGTGCGTGGTGCTCATCACTGCGGCATCCTCATGCAAGCCCAAGGACCCGAATGAGCAGTACGGCGCGCCGCCTGCGCGCGGTCAGAAGGACAACCGGGTGAAGGTCGCCATTCTGGCGGACTCCCGGGACATGCCCCTGAGGAATTACCAGAGCGCCCTGCTTGAACGCCTTATCCGCAAGCGCCCAGCCATGCACGTGGCCCATTACTATGCCGCAGGGAATGCTCTCGCGCAGGCCCGGCAAATCCGCGAAGCTGTGGAGTCCGGGGCCAGGTTCATCGTGATCTTTCCACTTCAGGAATCCGTGATCGCCCCGGCCCTGCGGGAAGCCGTTGCCAAGGGCGTGCGCGTCATCTCGCTCGCAGGAGAACTGCCGGAGGACACCTTCACCGTGTCCATCATCAGCGATGAGCGCCGTCTTGGAGCCATGGCTGCCGATTTCGTGCTCCAGGCGCTGAAGGCCAAGGCGGCGGATGAGGGACGCCCTGCCACTGTCGGGCGCGTCGTGCAGTTGCGCGGCGACGATGAGAGCGCGAGTGCCACGGAGCGCGCCTTGGGATTCATCGAAACCCTCCAGCGTGAACCCGGCGTGGTGCTTGTACACGACGCCCCTGGGGGATGGGACGACAAGAATGCCGCCGCGCGCATCCAGGAGGCCCTGAGGCTCCAGAAGCAGTTCGACGTGGTCTATGCCCACAATGACCTGATGGCTGCCGGCGCCGCGAAGCAACTGCGCGAGACCAGCGTGGACACCCGTGAGTCCATGCTCATCCTCGGCACCGATGCCGTCCCCGGCGCTGAGGGTGGAGCGAGCCTGGTGAACAAAGGCGTGCTAGATGCCACCATCTTCCACCCGCCGCTGGTGGATGTCGCTTGGCGCGAAATCGAACGCTTCCTGGACGATGCCAG